A segment of the Fusarium musae strain F31 chromosome 2, whole genome shotgun sequence genome:
CATATTCGCTGGGCTCTTCCAATATGCCATGGAACACTTCCCTTACCTTTGCGCCTAGAAGTGGCATATTGGTAAGCAGACCTTGCGCGAGTAGCATGGGGTCTTGAGATCCTGAGAGGCGGTCACGCAAGTCCTGAGAGGTCAGCAGGGTCGAATTGTCGTGTGATTGAGACTTACTGTATACTGACGCCGTAGTCCTTCTACGTCATCTTCCCTGTCGCTTACCAGATCTGTTGGATTGTGTTGTGCAAACGATGCGATATCGTACAGCTTCGAACAAAATCCTATGAGACCACTCAGATCGCATTCTTCTCGGCGTTGGAAAGTCTTCAGAAAAGCAACGAATTGTCCAATCCATTCGACGTTCAGAGACACCTTTGAGTCTTCATGATCATGGAGCACTGTTGTCAAGAGGATTAGAACAGCGCACATCGGGTAGCAGATCATTTGCCTAGGTCATCAGCATAGACAACACACTTTAGTTGGGCGCCTTACCATAGAGAGGCAAATGGCTGTGAGGATAACCCTTGAAGCAAATAAATGGTAGCTCGGGCGCTTTGTGTGGGGGTAAGCGTACTCAGATGCAGGTTTGGATGTTCTCGTTCGATCGACGTGAGAGGGACATTATAAAGCTTCCCGATAGCCGTATAGATTTTCCAACTAGAAGCATAGTAGACAAATTGAAGGTGTATGATGCCGAGATTGTCCACTTGGGCCGATCCTGTAGGCCGAACTTCTGTAGGCAGCCCTGTCCTCCATGATTCAAGATCCGTGTCTAGTTCAGCAAGCGCCTCGATCATTTTATCACGGCTTTTCGCGAGTGATGAACCAGGGCAACAGCATTGACATATTCTTGACTGAATCAGTGCGAGCGTTGACATATACCTTGGGAGATGTGTGCTGGAACTATCACCTGTTATGAGATCCTGGGATGGAAGCTCGACGCTCACTTCACCAGATGGGGCGGGAAGGTTAAGGTTCAACGACACATTGCATCGGAGCACGTATAGCGTCCAAAAACACCGTTTCCGCCTTTCCATGTCGATGAGGTCACTCGATCCATAAAGATCTTCCAAGCCCAAACCAATACAATGGCTGGCATGCGCCGCCGCCGATAATAGTGCAGTGAATGCGTGGGTGTCGGCGGTTCCCCTCATAAACAAAGCCATAGCAAGCATCGCTTGACAGTCGTCGATGCCGCCACCGTTCATGACGATCTCTGGGAAGATAGCAAAGGCATTTTTAAAGTATGACCACGAAACAGGGAACATTTCTCTTATTGCTTTGTTGTCGGCCTTCCAATGAATGCCCGTGGCAATAAGGGCGTTGAGCATTACCCAGCGAGTAGGGTTGGTGTGACAATTTGATGACCCGGCTGAGTACTGGTCATTGACAAGCTTCAGAACATCGTCAGGTCTGAAGAGCGCCTGTGCTTCGTACATGTCTTCTAGGGCGTTGGATATAAAGTGTAAGATATGCTCTTTTGGGGGGAGCGGGACGAATACTTTTCGTTCGAGGTTGACGTTGTTTTCCTGAGCGTGGATTATGTTTCTCGTGACCTCTTCTGGCCATCTCGACGGCGGAGATTGAGTTAGATTGGCTCTTGTTATCCCATGGCTATTAATCGTCTCTTGAGACATTCCAGGGCCTAGAGGATTATCACTTAAGCCTTGGTTGACTGTAGGGAAGGCTTGTAGTGCAACTTCTACACTTTTAAGTCGTTGCTCGAGTGTTTGAATGTGCTGCTTGCTATGGATAATCAACACTTGACTCTCTACAGTCCCATCAGAAACATACCTTTTGCCGcgtcctcttcctttccGCTCGCCATAGTAACACGCCGTCCTACGATTCAGACATCTTTGACAGCTTGGTAATTTGCCATCACATCGTACCTTGCTGCTTCTACACGGAACACAAGCCTATTGGTCTTAGGTCTGCAGGGTAAGGCGTCAGATTGCGGGGGCTTACATTCACAGTTCGTCTACTTCCATCACCCACAGCCTGCTTGCCTTGAATTTCCATCTGGCTTCTTGTGTTCAGAGGCGCAAAAACTTAATAGCAAATACCATAGAGTAAAAAGTCTTGGGTTCAATGCTTGTCTTGGAAGTTAACATGGTTCTCTGATTGACCTACTTGATTTGTCAAGTGCCACCAGCGTCGGAATTAAAATATATCCGATCATCAATCACAGCTCTTAGTAATCACGGACAAGGATGATTGTTTCTCCACAAATCCCTTCCTCATGACATGTTCAACCATCGTCGCAGAGAGCGAAATGCTTCGTGCAATACGCTGGATATAATGATAGACTAATGCTGCAGCTACTGTCCCCAAGCCTCAAAGAGAAGGTCCCTGATCTTTCGCGCCTTGACCTCAGGGAACTCCTCATTGAGAGTACGCTCAGGCTTGAGGTCAAACGCCCCCTCAATAAACATGCGGCCAAAAGCTGCAAAAAAGCCCTGCAGCATCGGCTTGGGGAAGAAAGGGTACAGGTGCGGGTGAGATGGCAACTCTGTTATTTTACCAgccttgagatcctcaatcGAGTCGTGCTTGATGGTGAACTTGACACccttggcctcttcagcGTACTGGACGAATTGATTCCACGAAACCTTGTCCCCAATGATGTAGGATTCCTTGTCCCACTTGGGAGCCCCAACGAGTGCTGCGACAAAGCGAGCGACGTCAAAGGTGTGGGTAAAGGTCACGAGCTCGTTGCCAGACCCTGGAATAGCGGCAAAATTGTTTTCGATGTCGACTACCAGAGCGATAGGGCTTTGATAAGACTTGACCTTGGGGAGTACCCAGTAGTCTGCAAAGTAGCCGTTGTACACAGTCGTATACTCGAGGCCCGAGGTTGCTTCCAAGGCGGCAatgactttgagcttggccCGAGCGATGGGGAAATAAGATGCGATCCTGTCCTCGCAGTTTAGTTTTGTTTTTCTAAAGCCCCAACAGCACAGCATCACTGACTCTTCGTTGTTTTTAATGCCCCAGATACTAGAGATGTATCGTTTGGTAGATCCCGACTTCTCAGCTGCTTTGATCAAGCTCAGCTCGGCAGAGACGTCGTCCATAGAGTTGATGGTGGATATGACAGTCTCAATGCTGTTGGTCTCAAGCGTGGCTGCAAGCTCATCGGTGTTGGTGTAGTCGACGCTGACAACCTTGACTCCTTGTACATCTTTAGCCTGCACGATGTCTATATGTTAGATGTTTTCCTGTCAAGCTTCGTAGTCTGATGTGATTTACCTCTCGAGCCAAGATCACTACGGTATGCTGGCCCTGTTCAACAATCGCTTCAACGATTGCGCGACCGAGCTTTCCGGCGCCTCCGGCGACAGCGATGATAGCCATGGTTTTCGTGCTTTGgctttttgcttcttctttagATGAGGATGTATGTCTGTCGTTCCAGATACAGTCAATGAGAGAGATAGATGATGAAGGCAAAAATTATGCCAGGTGGTCCTGGGactatttatatacctaCGTGGTATACATGCCAGGGAATCATTGGCAGTATAATACAGCCGTCCCTAGAAAATACAGATTAGTAAATGGCGCGCGGCTTTGTGGATAGCAAGCCCCTTGCTCAAGAAAAGCATGATAAACAAATGCTGGGTCGGAATTAAAATACTACCGAGAGTACCGGGTTTTCGAACCTTCCAGATAGCAAGCGAGGAATAGTAGTACCAGGGCTTCACCCGTACTAGTCATGTAGGCTCCGAGGATTGCGAGGCGGAAAAGCTGGAGGAAGAAGTGCATCTAATCAGTACTGAATATGGCTAGAGCTTTCGTATATGTTTTCGTTACCTGCCTCGATTTGAGGCACATTTCTCTTAACCGTACAGAGCAGCTGCACAGCTAAACAATGTCGTCGAGATGTCCTACGAAAAAGAGATTGATGTCCCTAAAGACAGAGTCTTGTTGACAATATTCCTAGCATGGTGCAGACATACCAAAAAGGTAGTAGTAGAGTTGACAAGCAAGGGAGTCAGGTGAAGTCAACCAACGAAGACCTACAATGGCCCCCTGCGACATGCAATCTGACCTGGGCCCAGTTTGGAATGCCACGTCCATTGCCCCCACGAAGGATCCTGAAGCTTCGAGTTGAAGATTTATATGACCACTTAGTGCGAGGTTTGACAAGACCAGACCGCAAGCCAGGGAGAACCTGAGCGGGGAGTATAGCATTTGCCATCCATGCATCCCTTGGCTACTAGCTCAATCCTATCAACCTTTAGACTGCCCAAGTAGGTAATGGCTCTTGAATGGCACGAAAGCTTCCCCGACTGGCCTCCAGGACGGTTCATATCGTCATGCCTAGCTTCCACTGTGAATACTGTAGACCAAATGAGTTACCAAGGGAGGATGTCTGTGAAGGGTTGAACCATGACTACATGATGCAAGACAGTTAAAAATCATCGAAGACATTGGTTGTGAGTAAATATCGATTGGTTTGACTCCTGAAGCTTATACTTGGCACAGTGTGTGTGTCTGGCGGCCCCTGCATGCAAGGTTTTGTCATAGAACGGCATAGATGCTGGTTATGTGGTTATGCTTTgcagcaagctcttctcTGGCGGTAGATCGGTCTAAACGTTGCTAAAGCAAGTCATGTGACAACCCCCATCGGCATTTCTGACTTTTGCAACTGAAAGTCTTTATACATTCTGACCGATAGGTTGTCTGCAATGTATAAAATGATTGAACTTTAAATCTAGCTCTGCATCGTCTTGATAGACTTCCGAGTAAAGGAGAGACTTCAGAGTCTGTTATCCAATCTGCCACTTAAACTTTATTCTTGTGGCAAAAGACAGGCCTGCCTCCCTGCTATGTATGGCAGCTGCTCAgcaattaagctttttaagattATGTAACTTCCGTAACTCGAATCTCTAGAGCTTCAATGACTCCACTCATCAGGATATCTAACCTTTCAGCCAAAGCAATATCCTAGGGAATAGTGAGGGCGGAGAATACTTTGACCGTATGTGTTTATGGCtgtcctttacctttgtgcCCTGgtggctgaagcctctttaaAACACTGACCTTACGCCAGTACGCCAATGACTCCACAGTCACAAGGACTGCCTGACAATACTGTCTATAAAGCCCCCCATGTCCCCAAGTCCCGACGAggttcatcctcctcatccttttcCCC
Coding sequences within it:
- a CDS encoding hypothetical protein (EggNog:ENOG41) encodes the protein MYEAQALFRPDDVLKLVNDQYSAGSSNCHTNPTRWVMLNALIATGIHWKADNKAIREMFPVSWSYFKNAFAIFPEIVMNGGGIDDCQAMLAMALFMRGTADTHAFTALLSAAAHASHCIGLGLEDLYGSSDLIDMERRKRCFWTLYVLRCNVSLNLNLPAPSGEFQHTSPKVYVNARTDSVKNMSMLLPWFITREKP
- a CDS encoding hypothetical protein (EggNog:ENOG41), which gives rise to MAIIAVAGGAGKLGRAIVEAIVEQGQHTVVILAREAKDVQGVKVVSVDYTNTDELAATLETNSIETVISTINSMDDVSAELSLIKAAEKSGSTKRYISSIWGIKNNEESVMLCCWGFRKTKLNCEDRIASYFPIARAKLKVIAALEATSGLEYTTVYNGYFADYWVLPKVKSYQSPIALVVDIENNFAAIPGSGNELVTFTHTFDVARFVAALVGAPKWDKESYIIGDKVSWNQFVQYAEEAKGVKFTIKHDSIEDLKAGKITELPSHPHLYPFFPKPMLQGFFAAFGRMFIEGAFDLKPERTLNEEFPEVKARKIRDLLFEAWGQ